In Candidatus Saccharibacteria bacterium oral taxon 488, a single window of DNA contains:
- a CDS encoding MmcQ/YjbR family DNA-binding protein: protein MTHKQFEEFILSLPGVWLDYPFGEDVAVYKFGKSNNGVGKMVALVTEGSKPLRVSLKCDPLLAENLREKYETVLPGYHLNKKHWNTIICSGQLSDEEIFDLVRLSYQLAAK from the coding sequence ATGACCCATAAACAATTTGAAGAGTTTATTCTCAGTTTGCCTGGCGTATGGCTGGACTATCCGTTTGGCGAGGATGTTGCGGTGTATAAATTTGGCAAGAGCAATAACGGTGTGGGGAAGATGGTGGCGCTAGTGACGGAGGGCTCAAAGCCACTCAGAGTTAGTCTGAAGTGCGATCCGCTATTGGCTGAGAATCTCCGCGAGAAGTACGAGACGGTGCTGCCGGGGTATCATCTGAATAAGAAGCACTGGAACACCATCATTTGTTCGGGGCAATTGAGTGATGAAGAAATTTTTGATTTGGTGCGACTGAGTTATCAGCTGGCGGCGAAGTGA
- the dnaG gene encoding DNA primase — protein sequence MNDAKEEVRARLNIEDVIGEYVQLKRAGRNLKGLSPFTDERTPSFMVSPEKQIWHDFSSGKGGDIFTFVMLVEGMDFRQALEHLARKAGVDLSLFSHGDGRAAKRRARAREALKLAANFYQQNLVKNSAALKYAVKKRRLNRQTIGDFVIGYAPDQGDALTKALEKRGFSRRELADAGLVNRFGGDLFRGRMMVALSDGSGEVVGFTGRIIRDDPRAPKYLNTPQTLLFDKSRHIFGLYQAKEAIRKSDAAVIVEGNLDVVSSHQAGIKNVVATAGTAMTLQHLKALSRLAGRIRLAFDGDRAGVGATERAINLAQEIGVELEVVSLPDDVKDPDELIQKDPVLWQAAVEQAQPAVDWVIARHAEMEDLATAEGKRRFSTTALRIVRGLKDPVEQEHYLAVISKETGASLAALRAKLGADGSTPPAQLKKPKIEKATPSKPRDELADIIVGLALSQPSTRRWVGALEAASLDEPARAVVTALQAEPLLDREKLPRPLQKFEQYVKIVQLKSERRYMDWEPEALDSEMARLVKQLIRKHRDTKKQQLLEDLREAEELSDEARARILRQQLNALIKENA from the coding sequence ATGAATGATGCCAAGGAAGAAGTGCGAGCGCGGCTGAATATCGAGGATGTAATCGGCGAATATGTTCAGCTGAAGCGGGCGGGTCGTAATCTGAAGGGACTGAGTCCGTTCACTGACGAGCGGACGCCGAGTTTTATGGTCAGTCCGGAAAAGCAGATTTGGCATGATTTTTCTTCGGGCAAGGGCGGCGATATCTTTACATTCGTGATGCTGGTGGAGGGGATGGATTTTCGCCAGGCGTTGGAGCATTTGGCGCGCAAGGCGGGCGTGGATTTGAGTTTGTTTTCTCATGGTGATGGACGGGCGGCCAAGCGGCGGGCGCGGGCGCGGGAAGCGCTAAAATTAGCAGCAAATTTTTATCAGCAAAACTTGGTGAAAAATTCGGCGGCGCTAAAGTACGCGGTGAAAAAACGGCGGCTGAATCGGCAGACGATCGGTGATTTTGTCATTGGCTATGCGCCAGATCAGGGCGATGCGCTGACCAAAGCGCTGGAGAAGCGGGGGTTTTCGCGCCGGGAACTGGCTGATGCGGGGCTGGTGAATCGGTTTGGCGGCGACTTGTTTCGGGGGCGGATGATGGTGGCCTTGAGCGACGGCAGCGGCGAGGTGGTTGGCTTTACGGGGCGAATTATTCGCGACGATCCGCGTGCGCCGAAATATTTGAATACGCCACAGACATTGCTATTTGATAAATCGCGCCATATTTTTGGGCTGTATCAGGCGAAAGAGGCGATTCGTAAGAGTGATGCGGCGGTGATTGTCGAGGGGAATTTGGATGTGGTTAGTAGCCATCAAGCTGGCATTAAAAACGTAGTGGCGACGGCGGGGACAGCGATGACGCTGCAGCATTTGAAGGCGCTGAGCCGGTTGGCGGGACGAATTCGCCTGGCGTTTGATGGCGACCGGGCGGGCGTGGGCGCGACGGAGCGGGCGATCAATTTGGCGCAGGAAATTGGCGTGGAACTAGAGGTGGTGAGCCTGCCGGATGACGTGAAAGACCCGGATGAATTGATCCAAAAAGACCCAGTGTTATGGCAAGCGGCGGTTGAGCAGGCGCAGCCGGCGGTGGACTGGGTGATCGCTCGGCACGCCGAGATGGAAGATTTGGCGACGGCCGAAGGCAAGCGGCGATTTTCAACAACTGCACTCAGAATTGTGCGCGGCTTGAAAGATCCGGTGGAGCAAGAGCATTACTTGGCGGTGATTTCTAAAGAAACTGGCGCCAGTCTCGCGGCCTTGCGGGCGAAGCTGGGCGCTGACGGATCAACGCCGCCCGCTCAGCTTAAAAAACCAAAGATTGAAAAGGCGACTCCGAGTAAACCTCGTGACGAATTAGCGGACATCATCGTCGGTCTAGCGCTTAGTCAACCATCGACGCGGCGCTGGGTCGGGGCGCTTGAGGCGGCAAGCTTGGACGAGCCAGCTCGAGCAGTGGTGACGGCGCTGCAAGCTGAGCCGCTACTTGATCGAGAAAAGTTGCCACGCCCCTTGCAAAAATTTGAGCAGTATGTGAAAATAGTACAGTTAAAAAGTGAACGCCGCTACATGGACTGGGAACCAGAAGCTCTGGACAGTGAAATGGCGCGTTTGGTAAAGCAATTGATACGTAAACACCGCGACACAAAAAAACAACAATTATTAGAAGATTTGCGTGAGGCTGAGGAGCTCAGCGATGAGGCGCGGGCGCGCATCTTGCGGCAGCAGCTGAACGCATTGATTAAGGAGAATGCGTGA
- the argS gene encoding arginine--tRNA ligase translates to MEQIISQAVKQRFDRDVSVQLTRPDPKFGDFATNVALQLAKPLCKNPREIAEAIAEELRGHQELSEVSVAGPGFINVKLRDQAILELLKTYPRSARSGETVVIETNNPNPFKAMHIGHAFNAIVADTIANLLALAGTKLHRVSYHGDVGAHVGKSMWAILQYIDGDVKKLDEIVPAERNPFMSKMYAEGARAYKEDEAVKAKIAELAKQSFTLDDPLYRQVYETCKQWSFDEIDHNMQRIGNQPIERRYLESEADNKGVPIVKKHVPKVFKESDGALVFPGSQYGSFDNVFVTSQGLGLYGARDLGLMTLKNDDFHAKKSYIVTAEEQKAYFQGVIKAAELCIPELTGVTENISTGTVKLATGKMSSRDGDVITIGWLFDEFSKAIGERGGEPTDDVVAGALRYQFLKVKIGSDVVFDVNDAVSLTGNTGSYLQYAHARACGILAKSSESVTFPRVIEGEDRALIRKMTEYTEVVERAVEQLEPHHICTYLFELAQEFNRYYEKNQVVGSDKEAHRVGIVAVYADILKAGLTILGIVAPDKL, encoded by the coding sequence ATGGAACAGATTATTTCTCAGGCGGTGAAGCAACGTTTTGATCGAGATGTGTCGGTGCAATTAACGCGCCCCGATCCAAAGTTTGGCGATTTTGCGACGAACGTGGCGCTGCAGCTGGCGAAGCCGCTGTGCAAAAATCCGCGTGAGATTGCTGAGGCGATTGCTGAAGAGCTGCGCGGCCACCAGGAGCTGAGTGAGGTGAGCGTGGCTGGGCCGGGTTTCATCAATGTGAAATTACGTGATCAGGCGATACTCGAGCTGCTCAAAACCTATCCACGCAGCGCGCGCAGCGGTGAGACGGTAGTTATCGAGACTAATAATCCAAATCCGTTCAAGGCCATGCATATCGGTCACGCGTTCAACGCGATTGTGGCAGATACGATTGCTAACTTGTTGGCGCTTGCCGGCACCAAGCTACACCGCGTGAGTTATCACGGCGACGTTGGGGCGCATGTCGGCAAAAGTATGTGGGCGATCCTGCAATACATCGATGGTGATGTGAAAAAACTTGATGAGATTGTTCCAGCTGAGCGCAATCCTTTTATGAGCAAAATGTATGCTGAAGGCGCTCGGGCATACAAGGAGGATGAGGCGGTAAAGGCCAAGATTGCCGAGCTTGCCAAACAATCGTTTACGCTGGATGACCCACTCTATAGGCAAGTGTATGAAACCTGCAAGCAGTGGAGTTTTGACGAAATTGATCACAACATGCAGCGTATCGGCAATCAGCCGATTGAGCGGCGTTATCTGGAGAGCGAGGCGGATAACAAAGGCGTGCCAATTGTCAAGAAGCATGTACCAAAGGTGTTCAAGGAAAGTGACGGGGCGCTGGTGTTTCCGGGTAGCCAATATGGCAGCTTTGACAATGTATTTGTGACGAGTCAGGGGTTGGGGTTGTATGGCGCGCGCGACTTGGGACTGATGACGCTGAAGAACGATGATTTTCATGCCAAGAAAAGCTATATTGTGACCGCCGAGGAGCAAAAAGCCTATTTCCAGGGAGTGATCAAGGCGGCAGAGTTATGTATACCAGAGCTAACGGGTGTGACTGAAAACATCTCGACCGGTACCGTCAAGCTAGCGACTGGCAAGATGAGTTCACGCGACGGCGACGTGATCACCATTGGCTGGTTGTTTGACGAGTTTAGTAAGGCGATTGGTGAGCGGGGCGGTGAGCCAACAGATGACGTGGTGGCTGGCGCACTGCGCTATCAATTTTTGAAGGTCAAAATTGGTAGCGATGTGGTCTTTGACGTTAATGATGCGGTCAGTCTGACTGGCAATACGGGTAGCTATCTGCAATACGCCCACGCTCGCGCTTGCGGTATTCTCGCTAAATCTTCAGAGTCCGTTACCTTTCCAAGGGTGATTGAAGGTGAGGATCGAGCGCTTATCCGGAAAATGACTGAATATACGGAAGTTGTTGAGCGGGCAGTTGAGCAACTGGAGCCACATCATATCTGCACCTATTTGTTTGAATTGGCGCAGGAGTTCAACCGTTATTATGAGAAGAATCAAGTTGTCGGCAGCGACAAAGAAGCGCACCGCGTCGGTATTGTGGCGGTGTATGCTGATATCTTGAAGGCGGGACTCACCATTCTTGGTATCGTCGCCCCTGATAAGTTGTAA
- a CDS encoding dephospho-CoA kinase, producing MTQPHANIIALVGLAGSGKSSAVEYFTKKGIPKIYFGGIIYKAMEEAGIEPTWDNQQKFREEIRRREGKDFVVKRVVKSAHDLIDAGQKLIVLDGLYTWSEYKILKHEFPGQMSVIAVVTPKHLRYQRMAKRPERPMQPREVDQRDWSEIENLEKGGPIAIADYFVTNDRGLDELYAQLEAVTHHEHFCKAPEQC from the coding sequence ATGACACAACCACATGCAAACATTATCGCCCTCGTCGGTCTGGCTGGTAGCGGCAAAAGTTCGGCGGTCGAATATTTCACCAAAAAGGGTATTCCGAAAATCTATTTTGGCGGCATCATCTACAAGGCCATGGAAGAAGCTGGCATTGAACCAACGTGGGACAATCAGCAAAAATTCCGCGAGGAAATTCGCCGACGCGAAGGCAAAGATTTCGTGGTCAAGCGCGTCGTTAAATCCGCGCATGATTTGATTGACGCTGGCCAAAAACTTATCGTCCTGGACGGGCTGTACACTTGGAGCGAATATAAAATTCTCAAGCACGAATTCCCTGGCCAGATGTCCGTCATCGCCGTCGTCACACCAAAACACCTGCGCTATCAACGCATGGCCAAACGCCCTGAGCGGCCAATGCAACCACGCGAAGTTGACCAACGCGATTGGTCGGAAATTGAAAACCTAGAAAAAGGCGGGCCTATTGCCATTGCCGACTATTTCGTAACAAACGACCGCGGCCTGGATGAGCTGTACGCGCAGTTAGAAGCCGTCACTCACCACGAACATTTTTGCAAGGCGCCTGAGCAGTGCTAA
- a CDS encoding oligoribonuclease, whose translation MKASFKPKKILWMDLEMTGLDPVRDEILEVAAIVTDWDFTEIATYEGVVCHDSEKLGKLLDRNASFWNEHPEARRGLEQQNASGKPLAEVEHDLLVFCDEYFADEPRILLGGNSIHQDRRFIDGWWSTLSKRLHYRMLDVSAWKVVFEGKYGKKFAKPEDHRALEDIRGSIKELQYYLKKVKP comes from the coding sequence ATGAAAGCCAGTTTTAAGCCGAAAAAGATTTTATGGATGGATTTGGAGATGACCGGGCTGGATCCGGTGCGTGATGAGATTTTGGAGGTGGCGGCGATCGTCACGGATTGGGATTTTACGGAGATTGCGACGTATGAGGGAGTGGTGTGCCATGATTCAGAGAAGCTAGGTAAATTGCTGGATCGAAATGCTAGCTTTTGGAACGAACATCCAGAGGCGCGGCGTGGGTTGGAGCAACAAAATGCCTCGGGCAAGCCGCTGGCCGAGGTGGAGCATGATTTGCTGGTGTTTTGCGATGAATATTTTGCGGACGAGCCGCGGATTTTACTGGGCGGTAATTCAATTCACCAGGATCGGCGGTTTATTGACGGGTGGTGGTCTACGTTGTCAAAAAGGCTACACTATCGGATGCTGGATGTCAGTGCTTGGAAAGTGGTGTTTGAGGGCAAGTACGGCAAAAAGTTCGCTAAACCAGAGGATCATCGGGCGCTGGAGGACATTCGCGGTAGCATCAAGGAGCTTCAGTATTATCTGAAAAAGGTAAAACCATGA
- the rpoD gene encoding RNA polymerase sigma factor RpoD has protein sequence MEDLEALSTGQYLDDISDDSVRLYLREIGKIPLLSSDEEMELARRIIEGDKKAKDKMAEANMRLVVSIAKRYSGRGLDFLDLIQEGNTGLLRAVEKFDPDKGFKFSTYATWWIRQAITRAIADQARTIRIPVHMIETINKLVRTQRRLTQELNREPTMEELSKEMDMEPEKIEYINKIRQETSSLDAGIGRDGDEEDSVLGDFIEDEDTISPEESATNQLLKEKVAEVLSSLSDREQKIVRMRFGLDNGGKSHTLEEVGQQFAVTRERIRQIEAKALAKLRKHKDAKKLYEYLS, from the coding sequence ATGGAAGATCTCGAGGCATTAAGCACCGGCCAGTATCTGGATGATATTTCGGACGATTCGGTGCGGTTGTATCTGCGTGAGATTGGTAAAATCCCGCTATTAAGTTCGGATGAGGAAATGGAGCTGGCGCGGCGAATCATCGAGGGCGACAAGAAGGCCAAGGACAAGATGGCCGAGGCGAACATGCGTTTGGTGGTGTCGATTGCCAAGCGGTATTCGGGCCGCGGGTTGGATTTTCTGGACTTGATCCAGGAGGGCAACACTGGCTTGCTGCGCGCCGTGGAGAAGTTTGATCCGGACAAGGGCTTTAAGTTTTCGACCTACGCGACGTGGTGGATTCGCCAGGCGATTACCCGGGCGATCGCTGATCAGGCGCGGACGATTCGCATCCCTGTGCACATGATCGAGACGATTAACAAGCTAGTGCGGACGCAGCGACGGCTTACTCAGGAGCTGAACCGCGAGCCGACAATGGAAGAATTGTCCAAGGAAATGGACATGGAGCCGGAAAAGATTGAGTACATCAATAAAATTCGACAAGAGACGTCGAGTCTGGATGCTGGCATCGGGCGTGATGGTGACGAGGAAGATTCGGTGTTGGGCGATTTTATCGAGGATGAAGATACAATTTCGCCAGAAGAATCAGCGACCAATCAGCTGCTGAAAGAAAAGGTCGCCGAGGTGCTGTCAAGCCTGTCTGATCGCGAGCAAAAAATTGTGCGCATGCGGTTCGGGCTGGACAATGGCGGCAAAAGCCATACGCTTGAGGAAGTCGGCCAACAATTTGCCGTGACGCGCGAACGAATTCGCCAGATTGAAGCCAAGGCTTTGGCAAAGCTGAGGAAGCACAAGGATGCTAAAAAGTTGTATGAGTATTTGAGCTAG
- the pyrH gene encoding UMP kinase, whose product MTKRILLKLSGEQLQGEFASGFDPKRARWIAEQIKPALETGAEIVIMVGGGNYVRGNQIIGHGIQPVSAHNIGMLSTLMNAIALADVFNDTDLPTRALSTVEINQFIDQYTFRRALSHIKKGRVVIVACGTGRPFLTTDTAALNLALEMQCDVVIKTTKVDGVYDKDPTKFPDAVKFDHLNYNQILTNPDITIMDKAAIGLAAEENKPVIICDLLTDGNIARAARGETVGTLIS is encoded by the coding sequence ATGACCAAACGTATCCTTCTCAAATTATCCGGCGAGCAGCTCCAGGGCGAGTTCGCCAGCGGCTTTGATCCCAAACGTGCCCGTTGGATCGCCGAACAAATTAAACCAGCTCTAGAAACCGGCGCCGAAATCGTCATCATGGTTGGCGGCGGCAATTATGTCCGCGGCAACCAAATCATTGGCCACGGTATCCAGCCCGTCTCAGCCCACAATATCGGCATGCTCTCAACCCTGATGAATGCCATTGCCTTGGCTGATGTCTTCAATGACACCGACCTACCGACCCGCGCTCTCTCTACTGTCGAGATTAATCAATTCATCGACCAATACACCTTCCGCCGCGCCCTTAGTCATATCAAGAAAGGTCGCGTCGTCATCGTTGCCTGCGGCACTGGCCGGCCATTCTTGACTACCGACACCGCCGCCCTCAACCTGGCCCTCGAGATGCAGTGCGACGTTGTGATCAAAACAACGAAAGTCGACGGCGTATACGACAAAGATCCAACCAAATTCCCTGACGCTGTTAAATTTGACCATCTTAATTACAACCAAATCCTCACCAACCCCGATATCACCATCATGGACAAGGCTGCCATCGGGCTGGCCGCCGAAGAAAATAAACCAGTTATCATCTGCGACCTCCTCACCGACGGCAACATCGCCCGGGCCGCTCGCGGCGAGACAGTCGGCACGCTGATTTCCTAG